One segment of Gammaproteobacteria bacterium DNA contains the following:
- a CDS encoding SPOR domain-containing protein, producing MDNLVKQRVIGAIVLVALAVIFVPMLFETPEDELGPVGSNLPTEPDSIVRERIEPLTLPEPPPEPEPAPQVILEEPADPSAANADAAIDAANDSGAGPAAPSQGTAGAPVAPPPPAAKPAPVPPAPTTAPAPASVPQSGWIVQLASLASKDNAMALRERLRGLGYTAFVEETKTAKGVLYRVRVGPELERTAAEALRDRLRQQVDLEGMVTSYP from the coding sequence GTGGACAATCTGGTCAAGCAGCGCGTCATCGGCGCCATCGTCCTGGTGGCCCTGGCGGTGATCTTCGTGCCTATGCTGTTCGAAACCCCCGAGGACGAACTTGGGCCGGTGGGCAGCAATCTCCCCACGGAACCCGACAGTATCGTGCGCGAGCGCATCGAGCCACTGACGTTGCCGGAGCCGCCGCCCGAGCCCGAGCCGGCCCCGCAGGTGATCCTGGAGGAGCCGGCCGATCCCAGTGCCGCCAATGCCGATGCGGCCATCGACGCGGCGAACGACAGCGGTGCCGGGCCGGCCGCACCGTCGCAGGGCACTGCCGGCGCGCCCGTTGCGCCGCCGCCACCGGCTGCCAAACCCGCACCCGTGCCCCCAGCCCCGACGACGGCGCCCGCACCGGCTTCCGTGCCTCAATCCGGCTGGATCGTGCAGCTCGCCAGCCTGGCCAGCAAGGACAACGCCATGGCCCTGCGCGAGCGTCTGCGTGGCCTCGGCTACACGGCCTTCGTCGAGGAGACGAAGACGGCCAAGGGCGTCCTGTATCGTGTGCGCGTCGGACCCGAACTGGAACGTACCGCTGCCGAGGCGCTGCGCGACCGCCTGCGGCAGCAGGTCGATCTGGAAGGCATGGTCACCAGCTATCCCTGA
- the trpB gene encoding tryptophan synthase subunit beta, giving the protein MAPRPASWRDLPDADGHFGPYGGRFVAETLMGPIEELRLAYTRLRDDPEFLAELDRDLAQYVGRPSPLYHAERWSAKLGGAQVYLKREDLNHTGAHKINNTMGQGLLARHMGKTRIIGETGAGQHGVATATVAARLGLECVIYMGAEDIKRQTVNVFRMRLLGAQVVAVESGSKTLKDALNEAMRDWVTNIDNTFYIIGTVAGPHPYPAMVRDFQSVIGREARTQILDQTGRLPDALIACVGGGSNAIGLFHPFLDDDQVAMYGVEGGGDGIASGHHAAPLSAGRPGVLHGNRTYLMEDSDGQIIETHSISAGLDYPGVGPEHAWLKDTGRAQYVPITDDEALAAFHSLTRIEGIIPALESSHALAYAMQLAPTMDKDRIIIVNLSGRGDKDIHTVATREGITV; this is encoded by the coding sequence ATGGCGCCTAGGCCTGCAAGCTGGCGCGACCTGCCGGATGCCGACGGGCATTTCGGGCCCTACGGCGGCCGTTTCGTCGCCGAGACCCTGATGGGGCCGATCGAGGAACTGCGCCTGGCCTACACGCGTCTGCGCGACGACCCGGAATTTCTGGCCGAACTCGACCGCGACCTCGCCCAGTACGTCGGCCGCCCGTCGCCGCTCTACCATGCCGAGCGCTGGAGTGCGAAACTCGGCGGTGCGCAGGTCTATCTCAAACGTGAAGACCTCAATCACACCGGCGCGCACAAGATCAACAACACCATGGGCCAGGGCCTGCTGGCGCGGCACATGGGCAAGACGCGCATCATCGGCGAGACCGGTGCGGGCCAGCACGGCGTCGCAACCGCGACGGTCGCCGCACGCCTGGGGCTGGAATGCGTGATCTACATGGGTGCGGAGGACATCAAGCGCCAGACGGTCAATGTGTTCCGCATGCGCCTCCTCGGCGCCCAGGTGGTGGCGGTCGAATCCGGCTCGAAGACACTCAAGGACGCGCTCAACGAGGCGATGCGCGACTGGGTGACCAACATCGACAACACCTTCTACATCATCGGCACGGTCGCGGGCCCGCATCCGTATCCGGCGATGGTACGTGATTTCCAGTCGGTGATCGGTCGCGAGGCACGCACCCAGATCCTCGATCAGACCGGGCGGCTGCCCGATGCCCTGATCGCCTGCGTCGGTGGGGGTTCCAATGCCATCGGGCTGTTCCATCCCTTCCTGGACGACGATCAGGTCGCGATGTACGGCGTCGAGGGCGGTGGTGACGGCATCGCCTCCGGGCATCACGCCGCACCGCTCTCTGCCGGCCGGCCGGGGGTGCTGCACGGCAACCGTACCTATCTGATGGAAGACAGCGACGGCCAGATCATCGAGACACATTCGATCTCCGCCGGCCTCGATTACCCAGGCGTCGGCCCGGAACACGCCTGGCTCAAGGACACCGGTCGCGCGCAGTATGTCCCCATCACCGATGACGAGGCGCTGGCGGCCTTCCACAGCCTGACGCGCATCGAGGGCATCATCCCGGCCCTGGAATCCAGCCATGCACTGGCCTATGCGATGCAGCTCGCACCGACCATGGACAAGGACCGAATCATCATCGTCAATCTGTCGGGGCGCGGTGACAAGGACATCCATACCGTGGCGACACGGGAGGGCATCACCGTATGA
- a CDS encoding CvpA family protein, whose translation MNWADYFILGLIGLSALISIWRGFIKEALSLATWVVAFLVAFVFSNALAELLTPWISLPSVRAAVAIALLFVAVLLLGGLAGHLAGQLVRKTGLSGTDRVLGTVFGVARGIMIVAVMVLLAGLTALPQDPWWRESQLLPHFERVALWLLDYLPADVVDNVQFDHPALPDSGTSR comes from the coding sequence GTGAACTGGGCGGATTATTTCATTCTGGGCCTGATAGGCCTTTCGGCGCTGATCAGTATCTGGCGCGGCTTCATCAAAGAGGCGTTGTCCCTGGCCACCTGGGTGGTTGCCTTCCTGGTGGCCTTTGTATTTTCCAACGCGCTCGCCGAGCTGCTGACGCCCTGGATATCCCTACCATCGGTGCGCGCGGCAGTGGCCATCGCGTTGCTGTTCGTGGCGGTGCTGCTGCTTGGTGGCCTGGCCGGTCACCTGGCGGGCCAGCTGGTCAGGAAGACCGGCCTGTCGGGTACGGATCGCGTCCTGGGGACGGTGTTCGGGGTGGCCCGCGGGATCATGATCGTCGCCGTGATGGTGCTGCTGGCGGGCCTGACAGCGCTGCCGCAGGACCCCTGGTGGCGGGAATCGCAGCTGCTGCCACATTTCGAACGTGTGGCGTTGTGGCTCCTGGATTATCTGCCGGCCGACGTGGTGGATAATGTCCAATTTGACCATCCGGCCCTGCCGGACTCGGGTACCTCGAGGTAA
- the purF gene encoding amidophosphoribosyltransferase: MCGIIGIVAHERANQALYEGLTVLQHRGQDAAGIITCDDNRLYLRKDNGLVRDVFHTRHMLRLLGNMGIGHVRYPTAGCESSAEAQPFYVNSPYGISLAHNGNLTNAGELKRDVFREDLRHINTDSDSEVLLNVFAHELQRQGKLRIDENDVFDAVAGVHRRCRGAYAAVAMITGYGVLAFRDPYGIRPVVYGKRETAAGTDYMIASESVALDVLGFELVRDVAPGEAVFITVDGQIYTRQCAESPQYASCIFEYVYLARPDSIIDDVSVHKARLRMGDKLAAKIERDWPDYDIDVVIPIPDTSRTSALQLANTLGVKYREGFIKNRYIGRTFIMPGQQQRKKSVRQKLNAIDLEFRGKNVLLVDDSIVRGTTSRQIIQMAREAGANKVYFASAAPPVRFPNVYGIDMPSRDELVAYGRTVDEIAVEIGADRLIFQELQDLIGAVRKGNNKLTGFDCSVFDGEYVTGDVDTAYLDQLQKQRSDGVKQERRDTDAEEVIEMYNSA; this comes from the coding sequence ATGTGCGGAATCATCGGCATCGTCGCCCACGAACGGGCCAACCAGGCCCTGTACGAAGGGCTCACCGTCCTGCAGCACCGTGGCCAGGATGCCGCCGGGATCATAACCTGCGACGACAACCGCTTGTATCTGCGCAAGGATAACGGCCTGGTGCGCGACGTGTTCCACACCCGTCACATGCTGCGTCTGCTGGGGAATATGGGCATAGGCCATGTGCGCTACCCGACCGCAGGCTGCGAATCCAGCGCCGAGGCACAACCTTTTTACGTCAATTCGCCGTACGGCATCAGCCTGGCGCACAACGGCAATCTGACCAACGCCGGCGAGCTCAAGCGTGATGTATTCCGTGAGGACCTGCGCCACATCAATACCGACTCCGATTCCGAAGTGCTGCTCAACGTCTTCGCCCATGAGCTGCAGCGTCAGGGCAAGCTGCGCATCGACGAGAATGACGTCTTCGATGCCGTCGCCGGCGTGCACCGGCGCTGCCGTGGTGCCTATGCGGCAGTCGCCATGATCACGGGTTACGGCGTGCTCGCGTTCCGCGACCCCTACGGCATTCGGCCGGTCGTGTACGGCAAGCGCGAGACCGCGGCGGGCACGGACTACATGATCGCCTCGGAGAGCGTGGCCCTGGACGTGCTGGGTTTCGAGCTGGTACGGGATGTCGCGCCCGGCGAGGCGGTCTTCATCACCGTCGATGGCCAGATATACACGCGTCAGTGTGCCGAATCCCCGCAATACGCCAGCTGCATCTTCGAATACGTCTATCTCGCCCGGCCCGACTCCATCATCGACGATGTCTCGGTGCACAAGGCGCGGCTGCGCATGGGCGATAAGCTGGCCGCCAAGATCGAGCGCGACTGGCCGGACTACGATATCGATGTCGTCATTCCCATCCCCGATACCAGCCGTACCTCGGCGTTGCAACTGGCCAATACGCTGGGCGTCAAGTATCGCGAAGGCTTCATCAAGAACCGCTATATCGGCCGTACCTTCATCATGCCGGGGCAGCAACAGCGCAAGAAATCAGTACGCCAGAAACTCAATGCCATCGATCTGGAATTCCGCGGCAAGAACGTCCTGCTGGTGGACGACTCCATCGTGCGTGGCACGACCTCGCGCCAGATCATCCAGATGGCGCGCGAAGCCGGCGCCAACAAGGTGTATTTTGCCTCGGCGGCACCGCCGGTGCGCTTCCCGAATGTCTATGGCATCGACATGCCCAGCCGCGACGAACTGGTGGCCTACGGGCGCACGGTGGATGAAATCGCCGTCGAGATCGGCGCCGACCGACTGATTTTCCAGGAACTCCAGGATCTGATCGGTGCTGTGCGCAAGGGCAACAATAAGCTGACGGGGTTCGACTGTTCCGTGTTCGATGGCGAGTACGTCACCGGTGACGTCGATACCGCCTATCTCGATCAGCTGCAGAAA
- the accD gene encoding acetyl-CoA carboxylase, carboxyltransferase subunit beta, with protein MSWFEKLLPTRIRTEGGTKRTVPEGLWTKCDACSAMLYRAELERNLEVCPKCTHHMRIGARRRLDAFLNEEPREEIAANIEPLDILKFKDSKRYKDRLVQAQKKTNEKDALIVMRGQVMDVPLVACAFEFGFMGGSMGAVVGERFVRAVNLCLEQNLPLVCFSASGGARMQEALFSLMQMAKTSAALAKLAQARLPYISVLTDPTMGGVSASLAMLGDVHIGEPNALIGFAGPRVIEQTVRETLPEGFQRSEFLLTHGAIDMIVDRRDLRERIANLLGILLHRKPA; from the coding sequence ATGAGCTGGTTCGAGAAATTGCTGCCGACGCGCATCCGCACCGAAGGCGGCACCAAGCGCACCGTACCGGAAGGGCTGTGGACCAAGTGCGATGCCTGCAGTGCCATGCTCTATCGGGCGGAACTCGAGCGCAACCTGGAGGTATGCCCGAAGTGTACGCATCACATGCGTATTGGCGCGCGCCGCCGGCTGGACGCCTTCCTGAACGAGGAGCCGCGCGAGGAGATCGCCGCCAACATCGAGCCGCTCGACATCCTGAAGTTCAAGGACAGCAAGCGGTACAAGGACCGCCTGGTGCAGGCGCAGAAAAAGACCAACGAGAAAGACGCGCTGATCGTGATGCGCGGCCAGGTCATGGACGTGCCGCTGGTGGCCTGCGCCTTCGAGTTCGGCTTCATGGGCGGCTCCATGGGTGCCGTGGTCGGCGAGCGTTTCGTGCGTGCGGTGAATCTGTGCCTGGAACAGAACCTGCCGCTGGTGTGCTTCTCAGCGAGCGGCGGGGCACGCATGCAGGAGGCGCTGTTCTCACTGATGCAGATGGCCAAGACCAGCGCGGCGTTGGCGAAACTCGCACAGGCGCGGTTGCCGTATATCTCGGTGCTGACCGACCCCACCATGGGTGGTGTATCGGCGAGCCTCGCCATGCTCGGTGACGTCCATATCGGCGAGCCCAATGCGCTCATCGGCTTCGCCGGACCGCGCGTGATTGAGCAGACCGTGCGCGAGACTCTGCCGGAAGGCTTCCAGCGCAGCGAATTCCTGCTCACCCATGGGGCCATCGACATGATCGTCGACCGCCGCGACCTGCGTGAACGCATCGCCAACCTGCTCGGTATCCTGCTGCACCGCAAGCCGGCCTGA
- the folC gene encoding bifunctional tetrahydrofolate synthase/dihydrofolate synthase: protein MRFQTLAEWLAWQETLHPRAIDLGLERVQTVAQRMELLAPQHAVISVAGTNGKGSSVAMLETILACASHRVGAYTSPHLWRYNERIRIDRQPVDDAAIVAAFARIDAARDGLSLSYFEFSTLAALDLFQRADLDVAVLEVGLGGRLDAINILDADCALVTGIGIDHVEWLGTDRESIGREKAGIFRGGRPAVCSDPRPPASIAAAAREIGARWFALGQQFGYRPGAGCWDWWGPAVELVGLPPPALPGDFQLYNAAGALMVLHSLSERLPLTLQAIHAGLRQARAAGRFTVIPGAVEMIFDVAHNPHAAAALAMTLDGRACSGRTLAVCGMLADKDAGGIVVALQSVVDRWFLGGLGGSRGQSAAALAARMPLSESQRTLCPDMAAALAAARAAAVSGDRIVVFGSFHTIAELLPPGL from the coding sequence ATGCGCTTTCAGACCCTCGCCGAATGGCTCGCCTGGCAGGAGACGCTGCATCCCAGGGCAATCGACCTGGGCCTGGAGCGGGTGCAGACAGTGGCGCAACGCATGGAGTTGCTTGCGCCGCAGCACGCTGTCATCAGCGTGGCAGGCACCAATGGCAAGGGCTCCAGTGTGGCCATGCTCGAGACCATCCTGGCCTGCGCCAGCCACCGTGTCGGCGCCTACACCTCCCCCCACCTGTGGCGCTATAACGAGCGTATCCGTATCGATCGGCAGCCCGTGGATGATGCCGCTATCGTTGCGGCCTTCGCGCGCATCGATGCGGCGCGTGACGGACTCTCGCTGTCCTATTTCGAATTCAGTACGCTGGCGGCGCTGGACCTCTTTCAACGGGCCGATCTGGACGTCGCGGTACTCGAGGTGGGGTTGGGGGGGCGGCTGGATGCGATCAATATACTGGATGCCGATTGCGCGCTGGTGACCGGCATCGGCATCGATCACGTCGAGTGGCTGGGTACGGACCGTGAGTCCATCGGCAGGGAGAAGGCGGGGATTTTCCGAGGCGGCCGTCCGGCGGTGTGCTCCGACCCGCGGCCGCCGGCCAGCATAGCGGCGGCCGCCCGTGAGATCGGTGCGCGCTGGTTCGCGCTGGGCCAGCAGTTCGGTTACCGTCCCGGCGCAGGATGCTGGGACTGGTGGGGGCCGGCGGTGGAACTCGTGGGCCTGCCGCCGCCAGCGCTGCCGGGCGACTTTCAGCTGTACAATGCCGCCGGCGCTCTCATGGTGCTGCACAGTCTGAGCGAGCGCCTGCCGCTCACGCTGCAGGCGATTCACGCTGGCCTGCGGCAGGCGCGCGCTGCCGGGCGCTTCACGGTGATCCCCGGCGCGGTCGAGATGATCTTCGATGTGGCCCACAATCCGCATGCCGCCGCGGCCCTGGCCATGACGCTTGATGGGCGCGCCTGCAGCGGGCGGACGCTAGCCGTCTGTGGCATGCTGGCGGACAAGGATGCCGGCGGCATCGTGGTCGCCCTGCAGTCAGTAGTGGACCGGTGGTTCCTCGGTGGTCTGGGCGGCAGCCGCGGTCAGAGCGCTGCGGCACTCGCGGCACGCATGCCCCTGTCCGAATCGCAGCGTACACTCTGCCCGGATATGGCCGCGGCGCTGGCGGCGGCACGCGCGGCGGCCGTCAGCGGAGATCGCATCGTCGTATTCGGCTCGTTCCACACCATAGCGGAGCTGCTGCCACCGGGCCTATAA
- the trpA gene encoding tryptophan synthase subunit alpha: MSRIATRFAALRQSGRKALIPFVTAGDPNPEVTVPLMHAMVAAGVDLIELGVPFSDPMADGPVVQAACERALRHHVSLRDVFDMVRRFREQDQDTPVILMGYLNPVEVMGYAEFARAARAAGVDGALTVDLPPEEATDLLTELRHAEIDPIFLLSPNTSDERAHRIAAQASGFLYYVSFKGVTGANRLDVGAVAKKLDTIRTLTDIPLGVGFGISDAQAAAAVAAVADAVVVGSALIKHIADLADQPDRIAARVSGVLRDMRQAMDAQQHQAAIR; encoded by the coding sequence ATGAGCCGCATCGCCACACGTTTCGCCGCGCTGCGCCAATCCGGGCGCAAGGCACTCATCCCGTTCGTGACCGCCGGGGACCCCAACCCCGAGGTCACCGTGCCGCTGATGCATGCGATGGTCGCGGCGGGCGTAGATCTCATCGAGCTCGGCGTGCCGTTCTCCGATCCCATGGCCGACGGCCCGGTGGTGCAGGCCGCCTGTGAGCGCGCGCTCAGGCACCATGTGAGCCTGCGCGATGTCTTCGACATGGTGCGCCGCTTCCGTGAGCAGGATCAGGACACACCCGTCATTCTGATGGGCTACCTCAATCCCGTCGAGGTCATGGGGTATGCCGAATTCGCCCGTGCGGCACGCGCCGCCGGCGTCGACGGTGCCCTGACGGTGGATCTGCCGCCGGAAGAGGCCACCGACCTGCTGACGGAACTGCGCCACGCGGAAATCGACCCCATCTTCCTGTTGTCACCCAACACCAGTGACGAGCGCGCGCACCGGATCGCGGCCCAGGCCAGCGGTTTTCTCTATTACGTCTCGTTCAAGGGCGTCACCGGTGCGAACCGTCTGGACGTCGGTGCGGTCGCCAAGAAGCTGGATACCATCCGCACGCTGACGGACATCCCGCTGGGTGTAGGTTTCGGTATCAGTGATGCGCAGGCCGCCGCCGCGGTCGCGGCCGTCGCCGATGCCGTCGTCGTCGGCAGCGCGCTCATCAAGCACATCGCCGACCTGGCCGACCAACCGGACCGTATCGCTGCGCGTGTCAGTGGCGTTCTGCGGGACATGCGCCAGGCGATGGACGCGCAGCAGCATCAGGCCGCCATCCGTTGA